From a single Apium graveolens cultivar Ventura chromosome 2, ASM990537v1, whole genome shotgun sequence genomic region:
- the LOC141700963 gene encoding uncharacterized protein LOC141700963 — MAYNYVIECIPIYKAAIEGDWETAKRIFEEEKKYLNLYITYYWETTLQITVGTKSYHNFVEQLVEQIMKVGGPEMLQTNNWYGNHALHYAAKVGNTKVARLLVEKDPEMTQIPNPSGHTALKLAPWYG; from the coding sequence ATGGCTTACAATTACGTGATCGAGTGTATTCCGATCTATAAAGCAGCGATTGAAGGTGACTGGGAAACAGCAAAGCGGAtatttgaagaggaaaagaaatACTTAAATTTGTATATCACATACTACTGGGAGACCACTCTACAGATTACGGTGGGAACAAAAAGTTATCACAACTTTGTAGAACAATTAGTGGAGCAGATTATGAAAGTAGGGGGTCCGGAGATGCTCCAGACTAATAACTGGTATGGAAATCATGCACTCCATTATGCTGCCAAGGTCGGGAACACAAAAGTTGCAAGACTTTTGGTAGAGAAAGACCCAGAAATGACTCAGATTCCTAATCCAAGTGGGCATACTGCCTTGAAGTTGGCACCCTGGTATGGATGA